The proteins below are encoded in one region of Terriglobales bacterium:
- a CDS encoding crosslink repair DNA glycosylase YcaQ family protein, translating to MTDLELREHRRQKWRLNRHPLRSAEDAREFLESVGFCLMYPVKPPLLVPTFLGACAGSEKNLPLRPQAFDSPAARQAEEWVLEMLRQRIAFETNLFGETPMLLAASVLPYFYALVGDRNPKAERKKDSDAVQLSPLARDTWAALRKSGPVTKARMRELLGGAPSDAALDRALGELGASLKIARVDESPQAGATWELLHRWAPETVQEGIGLSVAQSLSALVSRYLECVVAAEAKEVEEFFSRLAP from the coding sequence ATGACCGACCTCGAACTGCGCGAACACCGCCGCCAGAAGTGGCGCCTCAACAGGCACCCGCTGCGCTCCGCCGAGGACGCCCGTGAGTTCCTGGAGTCGGTCGGCTTCTGCCTGATGTATCCGGTGAAGCCGCCACTGCTCGTGCCCACCTTCCTCGGCGCTTGCGCCGGCTCGGAGAAGAATCTCCCTTTGCGCCCCCAGGCCTTCGACAGCCCGGCCGCCCGCCAGGCGGAAGAATGGGTGCTGGAAATGCTGCGGCAGCGCATCGCCTTCGAGACCAACCTCTTCGGCGAGACACCCATGCTGCTCGCTGCCTCCGTCCTTCCTTATTTCTACGCGCTGGTCGGCGACCGCAATCCCAAAGCGGAGCGGAAGAAGGACTCGGATGCCGTCCAGCTCTCCCCTTTGGCCCGCGACACCTGGGCGGCGTTGCGCAAGAGCGGGCCCGTGACCAAAGCCCGGATGCGCGAGCTCCTGGGCGGCGCGCCTTCGGACGCCGCGCTCGACCGCGCCCTGGGGGAGCTGGGAGCCTCGCTCAAGATCGCGCGCGTGGATGAGAGCCCGCAAGCGGGCGCCACCTGGGAGCTGCTGCACCGCTGGGCCCCGGAGACGGTCCAGGAGGGGATCGGATTGTCGGTGGCCCAGTCGCTCTCCGCCCTGGTCTCCCGCTACCTGGAATGCGTGGTGGCGGCGGAGGCCAAGGAGGTGGAGGAATTCTTTTCCCGGCTTGCGCCC